One Chlamydiota bacterium genomic window carries:
- a CDS encoding erythromycin esterase family protein, which produces MQRSAIGILSIAAAVCVSCGRTGLDTAAMKPTDRSVPAYRAPGDWIAAEAIPFSPDSPESFNAAVAGLVEELDGRVELLGIGEPLHGGEGFLLLRNRLFQRLAEAHGFGAIAVESDFFRGRLVDEFVSGRGPASY; this is translated from the coding sequence ATGCAACGATCCGCCATCGGCATCCTTTCGATCGCAGCGGCCGTCTGCGTATCGTGCGGGCGCACGGGTCTCGACACAGCCGCCATGAAGCCGACAGACCGTTCCGTACCCGCCTACCGGGCCCCCGGCGACTGGATCGCGGCCGAGGCGATCCCGTTCTCCCCCGACTCCCCTGAATCGTTCAACGCTGCCGTGGCCGGACTCGTCGAGGAGCTGGACGGCCGGGTGGAACTGCTCGGCATCGGCGAGCCGCTGCACGGGGGCGAGGGGTTTCTTCTTCTCCGCAACCGGCTCTTTCAACGCCTCGCGGAGGCGCACGGTTTCGGCGCCATCGCCGTCGAGAGCGACTTCTTCCGCGGACGACTCGTGGACGAGTTCGTGTCGGGCCGCGGCCCGGCGTCGTACG